From the genome of Stigmatella aurantiaca, one region includes:
- a CDS encoding iron-containing redox enzyme family protein, with translation MKEEFWRMADNARTQAEYLVDRKLQSLQHAPLEVLKQIFVQYRYFTIFYISDLALLVYRLPFGKLRSLLADFLNDELGNGQHAQAHQQIYDDFLVSLGIPQEALEANANPANLQLLGEIRDLVMKESPWYAVGLRGMGGECLCQVYLASMHAHFIQNPAIQAMKDQLDWRFWDIHTGEIDIAHRELLRAALMEAVDADPAALEGLVEGYRKSKGVFDRFWDNIFESAGVTLRAA, from the coding sequence ATGAAGGAAGAGTTCTGGCGGATGGCGGACAACGCGAGAACCCAGGCCGAGTATCTGGTGGACCGGAAGCTCCAGTCGCTGCAGCACGCGCCGCTGGAGGTCCTGAAGCAGATCTTCGTGCAGTACCGCTACTTCACCATCTTCTACATCAGTGACCTGGCGCTCCTGGTCTACCGCCTTCCGTTCGGGAAGCTGCGGAGCCTGCTGGCCGACTTCCTCAACGATGAGCTGGGCAACGGCCAGCACGCGCAGGCGCACCAGCAGATCTACGACGACTTCCTGGTGAGCCTCGGCATTCCCCAAGAGGCGCTGGAGGCGAATGCGAACCCGGCCAACCTCCAGCTCCTGGGGGAGATCCGCGACCTGGTGATGAAGGAGTCTCCCTGGTACGCCGTGGGGCTGCGCGGCATGGGGGGCGAGTGCCTGTGTCAGGTCTATCTCGCGTCCATGCACGCCCACTTCATCCAGAACCCGGCCATCCAGGCCATGAAGGACCAGCTGGACTGGCGGTTCTGGGACATCCACACCGGGGAGATCGACATCGCGCACCGGGAGCTGCTGCGCGCGGCGCTCATGGAGGCGGTGGACGCGGATCCGGCGGCGCTGGAGGGGCTGGTCGAGGGCTACCGCAAGAGCAAGGGCGTCTTCGACCGGTTCTGGGACAATATCTTCGAGAGCGCGGGCGTGACGCTCCGCGCGGCCTGA
- a CDS encoding VOC family protein has translation MAAIQNFHLAFPVPDLASARAFYTGVIGCPEGRSTDHYVDFDFYGHQIVAHLAERPETSESDFDGSDVTIPHFGLNLDWDAFHALLQRLKAGGVRFVKEPHVRLEGKVGEHISMFVHDFSGNALEFKAFRHQDQVFSKELSEAPASSRR, from the coding sequence ATGGCGGCCATCCAGAACTTCCACCTTGCCTTCCCCGTGCCGGATCTCGCCTCGGCGCGGGCCTTCTACACGGGCGTCATCGGCTGTCCCGAGGGGCGCAGCACGGACCACTACGTGGACTTCGACTTCTACGGGCATCAGATCGTCGCGCACCTGGCCGAGCGGCCGGAGACGAGCGAGTCCGACTTCGACGGCAGCGATGTGACGATTCCCCACTTCGGGCTGAACCTCGACTGGGACGCGTTCCATGCGCTGCTCCAGCGGCTGAAGGCCGGGGGCGTGCGCTTCGTCAAGGAGCCCCATGTCCGGCTCGAGGGCAAGGTGGGCGAGCACATCTCCATGTTCGTCCACGACTTCTCGGGCAACGCCCTGGAGTTCAAGGCGTTCCGCCACCAGGACCAGGTCTTCTCGAAGGAGCTGAGCGAAGCGCCCGCCTCCTCCCGCCGCTGA
- a CDS encoding glycosyltransferase family 4 protein, translated as MLTAVFPPSVGGIQTHTLRLSQRLVAQGAQVVVLTRHHQGLPRREFVDGVEVLRLGQGDARREVATATYLAESLRELMSRRHALDVMHAHQMLSPTTTGLLARKALGIPLVINPHACGPEGDVQYLRRAHWLAGGWRLEAARRWADAFVSISEPIRQELRDSGIEEDRIWRIANGVDLEAFRPASPEERHALRARLGLPQGPIVTYSGRLAPEKGVDVLLEGWALLVRSRPEATLVLLGNGPEEAALRRRVAERGLGSSVRLMGAVAEVPAWLRASDVFALASRTEGLPVALLEGMACGLPSVATRVGGTPEVLEDGVHGRLVPSEAPQALAQGLLDALEPGTGASWGATARERVAARFSLEAIAHRLLQLYGGLVQERTFARSSAGTV; from the coding sequence ATGTTGACCGCTGTGTTTCCTCCCTCCGTGGGAGGAATCCAGACACACACCTTGAGGTTGTCCCAGCGGCTGGTGGCCCAGGGCGCGCAGGTGGTGGTGCTCACCCGTCATCACCAGGGGCTGCCCCGGCGGGAGTTCGTGGATGGCGTCGAGGTGCTGCGCCTGGGGCAGGGCGATGCCCGCCGCGAGGTGGCCACCGCGACCTACCTGGCCGAGAGCCTGCGGGAGCTGATGTCCCGGCGCCACGCGCTGGATGTGATGCATGCCCACCAGATGCTCTCGCCCACCACCACCGGGCTGCTGGCGCGCAAGGCGCTCGGGATTCCCCTGGTCATCAACCCGCATGCCTGCGGCCCCGAGGGGGACGTTCAATATCTGAGGCGCGCGCACTGGCTGGCCGGCGGCTGGCGCCTGGAGGCAGCGCGCCGGTGGGCGGATGCCTTCGTCAGCATCAGTGAGCCCATCCGCCAGGAGCTGAGGGACTCGGGCATCGAGGAGGACCGCATCTGGCGCATCGCCAATGGGGTGGACCTGGAGGCCTTCCGCCCCGCGAGCCCCGAGGAGCGCCACGCGCTGCGCGCCCGGCTGGGGCTGCCGCAGGGGCCGATCGTCACCTATTCCGGACGCCTCGCCCCCGAGAAGGGCGTGGACGTGCTGCTGGAGGGATGGGCGCTGCTCGTGCGCTCGCGCCCCGAGGCCACGCTGGTGCTCTTGGGCAATGGACCCGAGGAGGCGGCCCTCCGGCGGCGCGTGGCGGAGCGGGGGCTGGGGAGCTCCGTGCGCCTGATGGGCGCGGTCGCGGAGGTGCCTGCCTGGCTGCGTGCCAGCGATGTCTTCGCCCTGGCCTCCCGGACGGAGGGCTTGCCGGTGGCGCTCCTGGAGGGCATGGCGTGTGGCCTGCCCTCCGTGGCCACGCGGGTCGGGGGCACGCCGGAGGTGCTGGAGGATGGGGTGCATGGGCGGCTGGTGCCGTCCGAGGCGCCCCAGGCCCTGGCCCAGGGGCTGCTCGACGCGCTGGAGCCCGGCACGGGCGCCTCGTGGGGCGCCACCGCGCGGGAGCGGGTGGCGGCGCGGTTCTCGCTGGAAGCCATCGCCCACCGCCTCCTGCAGCTTTATGGCGGTTTGGTCCAAGAACGCACCTTCGCTCGTTCCAGTGCGGGAACTGTTTGA
- a CDS encoding pyridoxal-phosphate-dependent aminotransferase family protein has protein sequence MIPGPVEFDPEVMRALGARTLSHLDPVFIATFGRALQRLREVCLAPSAQPFIVAGTGTLAMELAVANLVEPGDRALVVNTGYFSDRMALILSRHGAEVTQVRAPVGETPSPEAVAQALAQGPYKVMTVTHVDTSTGVRAPAEPLVRAAHRQGVLSVVDGVCATAGETFHQDAWGADVYLTGSQKALGVPPGLALLTVSPRAMAAWRARKHPVRSFYADWAEWLPIMEAYEAAKPAYFATPAVNLITALEVSLGQILREGMEARFARHRHMARAFRAAWRALGLKSLPTSEAATAHTLSALYYPEGVDASLVGRVRGQGVVLAGGLHPELKTRYFRVGHMNLVGPGEVLATVGAVERALIAAGHRVPPGTALSAAQATLLEPIPASD, from the coding sequence ATGATTCCCGGTCCGGTGGAGTTCGACCCGGAGGTGATGCGCGCCCTGGGGGCCCGGACGCTCAGCCACCTGGACCCCGTCTTCATCGCCACCTTTGGCCGGGCCCTCCAGCGGCTGCGCGAGGTGTGCCTGGCGCCCTCCGCGCAGCCCTTCATCGTCGCGGGCACGGGCACCCTCGCCATGGAACTGGCGGTGGCCAACCTCGTGGAGCCCGGGGACCGGGCGCTCGTCGTCAACACGGGCTACTTCAGCGACCGGATGGCGCTCATCCTGTCCCGGCACGGCGCCGAGGTGACCCAGGTGCGGGCCCCCGTGGGCGAGACGCCCAGCCCGGAGGCGGTGGCGCAGGCCCTGGCCCAGGGTCCTTATAAGGTGATGACCGTCACCCACGTGGACACCTCCACCGGCGTGCGCGCCCCCGCGGAGCCGCTCGTCCGCGCCGCCCACCGCCAGGGCGTCCTGTCCGTGGTGGACGGGGTGTGCGCCACCGCCGGGGAGACGTTCCACCAGGACGCGTGGGGCGCGGACGTGTACCTCACCGGCAGCCAGAAGGCCCTGGGCGTGCCGCCGGGGCTGGCGCTGCTCACCGTGAGCCCCCGGGCGATGGCGGCCTGGCGCGCCCGGAAGCACCCGGTGCGCTCCTTCTACGCCGACTGGGCCGAGTGGCTGCCCATCATGGAGGCCTACGAGGCCGCCAAGCCCGCCTACTTCGCCACCCCCGCCGTCAACCTCATCACCGCGCTGGAGGTGAGCCTGGGGCAGATTCTGCGCGAGGGCATGGAGGCCCGCTTCGCCCGGCACCGGCACATGGCCCGCGCCTTCCGCGCCGCCTGGCGCGCCCTGGGGCTGAAGTCCCTGCCCACCTCCGAGGCCGCCACCGCCCACACCCTGAGCGCGCTGTATTACCCGGAGGGCGTCGATGCCTCCCTGGTGGGGCGCGTGCGGGGCCAGGGCGTGGTGCTGGCCGGAGGGCTGCACCCGGAGCTCAAGACGCGCTACTTCCGGGTGGGCCACATGAACCTCGTGGGCCCCGGGGAGGTGCTCGCCACGGTGGGCGCCGTGGAGCGGGCGCTGATCGCCGCGGGCCACCGGGTGCCGCCCGGCACGGCCCTCTCCGCCGCCCAGGCCACGTTGTTGGAGCCCATACCGGCGTCCGATTGA
- a CDS encoding aspartate aminotransferase family protein produces MSTPKAAPEQLPGTAPKSAAYRNDRNHVFHSWSAQATLDPVVVTGAKGARFWDESGRTWLDFSSQLVNVNVGHQHPKLIAAIQAQAAKLCTVAPYHASEATSEAARLIAEVAPGDLNKVFFTNGGAEAIENALRMARHHTGRHKVLAAYRSYHGATSGANTLTGDPRRWGSEPGMPGVVHFWGPYLYRSAFHATTPAEECERALSHLADVLMMEGPHTVAAIVLETVVGGNGILVPPDGYLQGVRRLCDQHGIVMISDEVMTGFGRCGEWFAVNRWDVTPDLITFAKGVNCGYVPLGGVILSDRIAETFAHRAYPGGLTYSGHPLACAAAVACIHIYREERIFEHARHLGENVIGPALEALQQRHPSVGEVRGLGAFWAIELVRNRKTREPLVPYNASGPANAPMAELVSACKERGVWPFTHFNRMHVVPPLTMTDDEAREGLALIDEVLSLADRHVSG; encoded by the coding sequence GTGAGCACTCCGAAGGCAGCCCCGGAACAGCTTCCCGGCACCGCCCCGAAGTCGGCGGCCTACCGCAACGACCGCAACCACGTGTTCCACTCCTGGTCGGCCCAGGCCACGTTGGATCCCGTCGTGGTGACCGGCGCGAAGGGGGCCCGCTTCTGGGATGAGAGCGGCCGGACGTGGCTGGACTTCTCCAGCCAGCTCGTCAACGTCAACGTCGGCCACCAGCACCCCAAGCTGATCGCCGCCATCCAGGCGCAGGCCGCGAAGCTCTGCACGGTGGCGCCCTACCATGCCAGCGAGGCCACCAGCGAGGCGGCCCGGCTCATCGCCGAGGTGGCGCCGGGCGACCTCAACAAGGTCTTCTTCACCAACGGCGGCGCCGAGGCCATCGAGAACGCCCTGCGCATGGCGCGCCACCACACCGGGCGCCACAAGGTGCTGGCGGCCTACCGCAGCTACCACGGCGCCACCAGCGGCGCGAACACCCTGACCGGAGACCCCCGCCGCTGGGGCTCCGAGCCCGGCATGCCCGGCGTCGTCCACTTCTGGGGCCCCTACCTGTACCGCTCGGCGTTCCATGCCACCACGCCGGCCGAGGAGTGCGAGCGCGCCCTGTCCCACCTCGCCGACGTGCTCATGATGGAGGGCCCGCACACCGTGGCCGCCATCGTGCTGGAGACCGTGGTGGGCGGCAACGGCATCCTCGTCCCGCCGGACGGCTACCTCCAGGGGGTGCGCCGCCTGTGCGACCAGCACGGCATCGTGATGATCTCCGACGAGGTGATGACCGGCTTCGGCCGGTGTGGCGAGTGGTTCGCGGTGAACCGCTGGGACGTGACGCCCGACCTCATCACCTTCGCCAAGGGCGTCAACTGCGGCTACGTCCCGCTGGGCGGCGTCATCCTCAGCGACCGGATCGCCGAGACCTTCGCCCATCGCGCCTACCCCGGGGGCTTGACGTACTCCGGCCATCCGCTCGCCTGCGCGGCGGCCGTGGCCTGCATCCACATCTACCGGGAAGAGCGCATCTTCGAGCACGCCCGGCACCTCGGCGAGAACGTCATCGGCCCGGCGCTGGAGGCGCTCCAGCAACGCCATCCGTCGGTGGGCGAGGTGCGCGGCCTCGGTGCATTCTGGGCCATCGAGCTGGTGCGCAACCGGAAGACGCGCGAGCCGCTCGTGCCCTACAACGCCTCGGGCCCCGCCAACGCGCCCATGGCGGAACTCGTCAGCGCGTGCAAGGAGCGGGGGGTGTGGCCGTTCACGCACTTCAACCGCATGCACGTCGTGCCCCCGCTGACGATGACCGATGACGAGGCACGGGAAGGCCTCGCCCTCATCGATGAGGTGCTGTCGCTCGCCGACCGCCACGTCAGCGGCTGA
- a CDS encoding metallophosphoesterase — MRTLFIGDVHGCAEELDALLAVCGWQPGDRVVLMGDLVAKGPDSAGVLARAREQGLLAVRGNHDEHVLRWHQGYVKPGKKLKPQHQQVLDTLKPEDWAYLASLPLYLRLPDFNAIVVHAGMVPGVPVEEQSREHLLNLRSITRDGAPSKRVDGGEPWASHWQGPELILFGHDAMRGIQRHPHALGLDSGCVYGGRLTAYALPEGRFYSVPARRAYMDATL; from the coding sequence ATGCGCACGCTGTTCATCGGGGATGTCCACGGCTGTGCCGAGGAGCTCGACGCGCTGCTGGCCGTGTGCGGCTGGCAGCCAGGGGACCGCGTTGTGCTCATGGGCGACCTGGTGGCCAAGGGCCCGGACTCGGCCGGGGTGCTGGCCCGGGCACGGGAGCAGGGCCTGCTCGCGGTGCGCGGCAACCACGACGAGCACGTGCTGCGCTGGCACCAGGGCTACGTGAAGCCGGGCAAGAAGCTCAAGCCCCAGCACCAGCAGGTGCTGGACACGCTGAAGCCCGAGGACTGGGCCTACCTGGCCTCGCTGCCGCTGTACCTGCGCCTGCCGGACTTCAACGCCATCGTGGTGCACGCGGGCATGGTGCCGGGCGTGCCGGTGGAGGAGCAGTCACGGGAGCACCTGCTCAACCTGCGCAGCATCACCCGGGACGGGGCGCCCTCGAAGCGCGTGGATGGGGGCGAGCCCTGGGCCAGCCACTGGCAGGGGCCGGAGCTCATCCTCTTCGGGCACGACGCCATGCGCGGCATCCAGCGCCACCCGCATGCGCTCGGGCTGGACTCGGGCTGTGTCTATGGTGGAAGGCTCACCGCGTACGCGCTGCCCGAAGGGCGCTTCTACTCGGTGCCCGCCCGGCGCGCGTACATGGACGCGACCCTCTAA
- a CDS encoding glycosyltransferase family 4 protein produces MSRSASGRSRRVAYMMSWFPAVTETFILYEILELERLGVHVEVFPLFGRHGTVKHPGANKLIARAHYRRMFSWALLSAQLYWLWHSPLRYLGAWWMALVGNWRSWGFLVRSLVVIPKAMLFAREMQRLQIEHIHAHWATHPTLAALVIQRMTGLNFSFTCHAHDLFIDRTMLDQKLAAASFAVTISEFNRKLLSDLYGEEAARKIIVVRCGVDQDIFRPRPRARTSQVPIILCVASLRDYKGHSHLIEACRQLKEAGTRFRCLLVGDGPLRRQLEAEAVAAGVRAEVEFLGSRRRNEVAALMARADVVVQPSVVASSGQMEGIPVSLMEALASEAPVVATRISAIPELIRDEETGLLVPEKDPRALCVALLRVLSDRNLAQRLGRNGRRWVLQHFNLRGNVVRLAESLAALPPASARPLETAEKPKARHTRGSRRAKPRVRSEKGV; encoded by the coding sequence ATGAGCCGATCCGCGTCTGGACGTTCTCGCCGCGTCGCCTACATGATGTCGTGGTTCCCGGCGGTCACCGAGACGTTCATCCTTTATGAGATCCTCGAGCTGGAGCGGCTGGGGGTTCACGTGGAGGTGTTTCCGCTGTTCGGCCGCCACGGCACGGTGAAGCACCCGGGCGCCAACAAGCTGATCGCCCGGGCGCACTACCGGCGGATGTTCTCCTGGGCCCTGCTGTCCGCCCAGCTCTACTGGCTGTGGCACAGCCCCCTGCGCTACCTGGGCGCATGGTGGATGGCGCTCGTGGGCAACTGGCGCTCGTGGGGCTTCCTGGTGCGCTCGCTCGTGGTGATTCCCAAGGCCATGCTCTTCGCGCGCGAGATGCAGCGGCTTCAGATCGAACACATCCACGCGCACTGGGCCACCCACCCGACGCTGGCGGCGCTCGTCATCCAGCGCATGACGGGGCTGAACTTCAGCTTCACCTGCCATGCGCATGACCTGTTCATCGACCGGACGATGCTCGACCAGAAGCTGGCGGCGGCCTCGTTCGCGGTGACCATCTCCGAGTTCAACCGGAAGCTGCTGAGCGACCTCTACGGCGAGGAGGCCGCCCGGAAGATCATCGTGGTGCGCTGCGGGGTGGACCAGGACATCTTCCGTCCCCGTCCGCGTGCCCGGACCTCGCAGGTGCCCATCATCCTGTGCGTGGCGAGCCTCCGGGACTACAAGGGCCACTCCCACCTCATCGAGGCGTGCCGCCAGCTCAAGGAGGCGGGCACGCGCTTCCGGTGCCTGCTGGTGGGCGATGGCCCCCTGCGGCGGCAGCTCGAGGCAGAGGCCGTGGCCGCGGGCGTTCGGGCCGAGGTCGAGTTCCTGGGCAGCCGCCGCCGCAACGAGGTGGCCGCGCTGATGGCCCGGGCGGACGTGGTCGTCCAGCCCAGCGTGGTGGCCTCCTCGGGGCAGATGGAGGGCATTCCCGTGTCGCTCATGGAGGCGCTGGCGAGCGAGGCGCCCGTGGTGGCCACCCGCATCTCGGCCATTCCGGAACTCATCCGCGATGAGGAGACGGGGCTGCTGGTGCCCGAGAAGGATCCGCGCGCGCTGTGTGTCGCCCTGCTGCGCGTGCTCAGCGACCGGAACCTGGCCCAGCGGCTGGGCCGCAACGGCCGCCGCTGGGTGCTGCAGCACTTCAACCTGCGCGGCAACGTCGTCCGGTTGGCCGAGAGCCTCGCGGCGCTGCCTCCGGCTTCCGCCCGGCCATTGGAGACGGCCGAGAAGCCCAAGGCCCGTCACACGCGGGGCTCCCGCCGGGCGAAGCCGCGCGTACGGTCCGAGAAAGGGGTCTGA
- a CDS encoding ATPase domain-containing protein produces the protein MTAVVAPSLQRIPSGVLGLDAILDGGFLQGGTYIIAGMPGTGKTILGNQVCFHHVAHGGRVVYVTLLAETHGRLLAHLRGMAFFSEEPLASALHYVSAYRVLTSEGLSGLLELLRKLIREHRASMLVLDGLVSASASAPNELAFKEFVHELNTLVSVIGCTTFLLTNGHSPEDVHPEHTMVDGLIELTDELIGVRAVRELIVRKFRGSAHLRGRHVFQISPQGITVYPRSEAMLADPIAVPGEYKARAPVGLPELDGMLRGGLQRGSATLIMGPSGSGKTLLGLQFLSHGANQGEPSLYFGFYESPPRLVGKGESIGLDMAGAMRGGMLEMLWQPPVELVLDALAVKILAAIRRRGVQRLLIDGLIGFKESTVHPERINRFFAAFTNELRALDVTTVFTEETRVLFGPEIETPVKGLSALVENHLFLRQVEWKGELRRVLAILKTRESGHDPSLREVIIDDQGWHIGARFKGKSVLTDSRLPRPPKRRSTDVAKPQVARKKPRRPE, from the coding sequence ATGACGGCCGTGGTTGCCCCTTCCCTCCAGCGCATCCCCAGCGGCGTGCTTGGCCTGGATGCGATCCTCGATGGCGGGTTCTTGCAGGGGGGGACGTACATCATCGCGGGCATGCCGGGCACCGGGAAGACCATTCTCGGCAACCAGGTCTGCTTCCACCACGTGGCCCACGGTGGCCGCGTCGTCTACGTCACCCTGCTGGCCGAGACGCACGGGCGCCTGCTCGCGCACCTGCGCGGCATGGCCTTCTTCTCCGAGGAGCCGCTGGCCTCCGCGCTCCACTACGTCAGCGCCTACCGGGTGCTCACCAGCGAGGGGCTCTCGGGGCTGCTGGAGCTGTTGCGCAAGCTCATCCGCGAGCACCGCGCCTCCATGCTGGTGCTGGATGGGCTGGTGAGCGCCAGCGCCTCGGCGCCCAACGAGCTGGCCTTCAAGGAGTTCGTGCACGAGCTCAACACGCTGGTGAGCGTCATCGGCTGCACCACGTTCCTGCTCACCAACGGCCACAGCCCCGAGGACGTCCACCCCGAGCACACCATGGTGGATGGGCTCATCGAGCTGACGGACGAGCTCATCGGCGTGCGCGCCGTGCGCGAGCTCATCGTGCGCAAGTTCCGGGGCAGCGCGCACCTGCGCGGTCGGCACGTGTTTCAAATCTCCCCGCAGGGCATCACCGTCTACCCGCGCTCGGAGGCGATGCTGGCCGACCCCATCGCCGTGCCGGGGGAGTACAAGGCCCGCGCGCCCGTGGGGCTGCCGGAGCTGGATGGGATGCTGCGCGGCGGGCTGCAGCGCGGCAGCGCCACGCTCATCATGGGCCCCTCCGGCAGCGGCAAGACGCTGCTCGGCTTGCAGTTCCTCTCCCACGGCGCGAACCAGGGGGAGCCCAGCCTCTACTTCGGCTTCTACGAGTCGCCGCCGCGGCTGGTGGGCAAGGGCGAGTCCATCGGGCTCGACATGGCGGGGGCGATGCGCGGCGGGATGCTGGAGATGCTCTGGCAGCCGCCGGTCGAGCTGGTGCTGGATGCGCTCGCGGTGAAGATTCTCGCGGCCATCCGCCGCCGGGGCGTGCAGCGGCTGCTCATCGACGGGCTGATCGGCTTCAAGGAGTCCACCGTCCACCCCGAGCGCATCAACCGCTTCTTCGCCGCCTTCACCAACGAGCTGCGGGCGCTGGATGTGACGACGGTCTTCACGGAGGAGACGCGCGTGCTGTTCGGCCCGGAGATCGAAACCCCGGTCAAGGGGCTGTCCGCGCTGGTGGAGAACCACCTGTTCCTGCGCCAGGTGGAGTGGAAGGGCGAGCTGCGGCGGGTGCTGGCCATTCTCAAGACGCGGGAGAGCGGGCATGATCCGTCCCTGCGCGAGGTCATCATCGATGACCAGGGCTGGCACATCGGCGCGCGCTTCAAGGGCAAGTCGGTGCTGACCGACTCGCGGCTGCCCCGTCCGCCCAAGCGCAGAAGCACGGACGTGGCCAAGCCGCAGGTGGCCCGCAAGAAGCCTCGGAGGCCCGAGTGA
- a CDS encoding response regulator — translation MKTVLLVDDEHAILDALSGILADEGFRVVTAGNGREAVHRLREETPDVALVDVMMPVMDGRELLREMAADDRWKNVPVVLMSAVPLSILNREAPVACADFFQKPFDLWKLIARLRELAGESSH, via the coding sequence GTGAAGACGGTCCTCCTCGTCGACGACGAGCACGCCATTCTCGACGCGCTCTCGGGCATCCTCGCGGACGAGGGGTTCCGGGTCGTCACGGCGGGCAATGGCCGTGAGGCGGTCCACCGGCTGCGCGAGGAGACGCCGGACGTGGCGCTCGTCGATGTGATGATGCCGGTGATGGATGGGCGGGAGCTGCTGCGGGAGATGGCCGCGGACGATCGCTGGAAGAACGTGCCCGTGGTGCTCATGAGCGCCGTGCCCCTGTCCATCCTGAACCGGGAAGCCCCTGTGGCCTGCGCGGACTTCTTCCAGAAGCCGTTCGACCTGTGGAAGCTCATCGCCCGGCTGCGGGAGCTGGCCGGGGAGAGCAGCCACTAG